In a single window of the Bos javanicus breed banteng chromosome 16, ARS-OSU_banteng_1.0, whole genome shotgun sequence genome:
- the FASLG gene encoding tumor necrosis factor ligand superfamily member 6, translated as MQQPLNYPYPPIFWVDSSASSPWASPGSVFPCPSSVPGRPGQRRPPPPPPPTLPPPPPLPPLPPPPLKKRRDHNTGLCLLVMFFMVLVALVGLGLGIFQLFHLQKELAELRESTSQRHTASSLEKQIGHPSPPSEKKELKKAAHLTGKLNSRSIPLEWEDTYGIALVSGVKYKKGSLVINETGLYFVYSKVYFRGQSCNNQPLSHKVYSRNFRYPQDMVLMEGKMMNYCTSGKMWARSSYLGAVFNLTSADHLYVNVSELSLVSFEESKTFFGLYKL; from the exons ATGCAGCAGCCCTTGAATTACCCATACCCCCCAATCTTCTGGGTGGACAGCAGTGCCAGCTCCCCCTGGGCCTCTCCAGGATCAGTCTTCCCCTGTCCGTCCTCAGTGCCAGGAAGGCCGGGGCAAAGGAggccaccaccaccgccaccccCAACACTACCGCCACCGCCACCCCTGCCTCCACTACCGCCACCACCTCTGAAGAAGAGGAGGGACCACAACACAGGCCTGTGTCTCCTTGTGATGTTTTTCATGGTTCTGGTGGCCCTGGTTGGATTGGGGCTGGGGATATTTCAGCTCTTCCATCTACAGAAGGAGTTGGCTGAACTCAGAGAG tCCACCAGCCAAAGGcatacagcatcatctttggagAAGCAAATAG GTCACCCCAGTCCACCCTCTGAGaaaaaggaactgaaaaaagCAGCTCATTTAACAG GCAAGCTCAACTCAAGATCCATCCCTTTGGAATGGGAAGACACCTATGGAATTGCCCTGGTCTCTGGGGTGAAGTACAAGAAGGGCAGCCTTGTGATCAATGAAACTGGGCTGTATTTTGTGTATTCCAAAGTGTACTTCCGGGGTCAGTCCTGCAACAACCAGCCCCTGAGCCACAAGGTCTACTCCAGGAACTTTAGGTACCCCCAGGACATGGTGCTGATGGAGGGGAAGATGATGAACTACTGCACTTCTGGCAAGATGTGGGCCCGCAGCAGCTACCTGGGGGCTGTATTCAATCTAACCAGTGCTGACCATTTATATGTCAATGTATCTGAACTCTCTCTGGTCAGTTTTGAGGAATCTAAGACATTTTTTGGCTTATATAAACTCTAA